Proteins encoded together in one Formosa sp. Hel3_A1_48 window:
- a CDS encoding ABC transporter permease, with amino-acid sequence MFDIDLWREIFQSINKNRTRSLLSGFTVAFAILLFTILFGLANGLNNTFSKAFVDDAANAVYIRSGRTTKANKGLQTGRRIQFKNQDYDYIKSDFDPSIEFITSRVYRNVLANYKNEKNSYSVRAVHPDNKYVEKTKVTHGRYINQRDMKMANKVIIIGDLVREDLFLSEDPIGKYLNLSGIMYKVVGTYIDDGGDDEERLIHMPLSTAQQLYGNNDYVDQINLTYNPQYNYDQAIDFSVALEKKLKERFTVAKNDQRAIRVFNMAMQNKGINQMTSVLGILILIIGMGTLIAGVVGISNIMIFIVKERTKEIGIRKALGASPKAIIAIILVESVVVTTIAGYVGLLAGVGVLEWAGPSLKSYFITDPSVSRSLVIAATITLIAAGTIAGYIPAKKASKIKPIVALRDD; translated from the coding sequence ATGTTTGATATAGACCTTTGGCGCGAAATATTTCAAAGCATAAATAAAAACAGAACCCGAAGTCTTCTTTCTGGCTTCACGGTGGCGTTTGCTATTTTACTTTTCACTATTCTCTTTGGGTTAGCTAATGGGCTAAACAACACCTTCTCTAAGGCATTTGTAGATGATGCCGCTAATGCAGTGTATATTCGTTCTGGAAGAACAACTAAAGCCAACAAAGGCCTTCAAACAGGCCGCCGTATACAATTCAAAAACCAAGATTATGACTATATAAAATCTGATTTTGATCCAAGTATAGAATTTATAACCTCCCGTGTTTACCGAAATGTGTTGGCTAACTATAAAAACGAAAAAAACAGCTACTCTGTTCGAGCAGTTCATCCCGACAATAAATATGTTGAAAAAACTAAAGTAACTCATGGGCGTTACATCAATCAACGCGACATGAAAATGGCCAATAAAGTTATAATCATTGGAGATTTAGTACGCGAGGATTTATTTTTGAGCGAAGATCCAATTGGCAAATACTTAAACTTAAGCGGTATTATGTATAAAGTCGTGGGGACCTATATTGATGACGGCGGTGATGACGAAGAACGACTAATTCATATGCCCCTTTCAACGGCCCAACAGCTTTATGGAAATAATGATTATGTGGATCAAATAAATTTAACCTATAATCCCCAATATAATTACGATCAAGCGATTGATTTTAGTGTAGCCTTAGAAAAAAAATTAAAAGAGCGTTTTACTGTGGCTAAAAATGATCAGCGTGCTATCCGTGTTTTCAATATGGCTATGCAAAACAAAGGGATTAATCAAATGACTTCTGTATTAGGAATTTTGATTTTAATTATAGGCATGGGGACACTTATTGCAGGCGTTGTTGGGATTAGTAATATCATGATTTTTATTGTCAAAGAACGCACTAAAGAAATAGGTATTAGGAAAGCATTAGGAGCTTCACCAAAAGCAATAATTGCAATTATTTTGGTCGAATCTGTAGTAGTAACAACTATTGCAGGCTATGTTGGATTGCTGGCAGGGGTTGGGGTTTTGGAATGGGCTGGACCAAGTCTAAAAAGCTATTTTATAACTGACCCGAGCGTCAGCCGATCGCTTGTTATTGCTGCGACTATAACCCTAATTGCTGCTGGTACAATAGCAGGCTATATACCAGCCAAAAAAGCATCTAAAATAAAACCAATAGTAGCACTAAGAGACGACTAG